In Sphingobacterium sp. SRCM116780, the genomic stretch CTTCATGATTATATAAAAAATAATTACTTTCTGGTTGATGACTATTTTTCATTAAATCATTGATCATATAGATTAATGATGAGCCTGTCCGTTCTAAGTATGAAGGAAGTAATGCTAGTATAGCAATATTTTCAATTTTCCCATAAAATTGCTCAAATGCTGCACGGAAACTTTGCTCATAGACCCTCTTTTCTGCAACCAAATGTTTGCTTGTAATCATTCCGGTTGTTCCTGAACTTGTAAAAGTAATTTCAGGTGAATAACCATCTGCAATAATGGCCTGTGTTTTAAAAAGTTCTATGGGTAGAAAAGGGATTTTTGTAAAATGATCGATCGCATTGATAGGTCTATTTAATTGTTGCACATATTGCCGATAGATGCTTACATGTTCCATTTGAAAACGAAAAGTGTTCAAACAGATTTCATTAAATTCCGTTTCATTTTGAATAGTAAATATCCGATCCCAATTCATAGATTTTAAAAAATTTGCATGCAAATATACATATTATTAAAAGTTGAATGAAAAACAAAAAAGGTTCTTATGCAATTAACACAAGAACCTTTTTTGTCTCATTAATGCTATTATTTTATAACATTCCACCGTCAACGGGTAATACTTGGCCAGTTACATAAGCAGATAGATCTGATGCTAAAAATAAACAAACATTAGCAACGTCTTCAGCCTCTCCAGCACGCTTTAATGGAATACCTGCTTCCCATCCTTCAACAACTTTAGGATCTAATACTTCCGTCATTTCTGTACGAATAAATCCAGGTGCAACCACATTAGTCCGGATATTTCTTGATCCTAATTCTTTAGCGATAGATTTAGAGAAACCAATAATACCTGCCTTAGAAGCGGCATAATTAGCTTGACCAGCATTCCCTTGAACCCCAACAACGGAACTCATATTGATAAACGACCCTTTACGGTTCTTCATCATAACTTTAGACGCCGCTTTTGTTATATTAAAAATCGATTTCAAGTTTACATTGATAACATCATCCCAGTTTTCTTCTGTCATACGCATCAACAACCCATCTTTTGTAATTCCAGCATTGTTTACCACAATATCAATGGTGCCAAAATCAGCTACAATATCGCTAATTAATTTATCCGCTTCATCAAATTTTGATGCATCCGAACGGTAACCTTTTACAGTAGTTCCGAAAGCCTGAAGTTCTTGCTCTAAAGCCTGACCTTTTTCCACAGATGATAAATATGTGAATGCTACATTTGCTCCATTTTGAGCAAATACTTCAGCAATTTTTCTACCTATTCCTTTTGATGCTCCAGTAATAAGAGCAATTTTTCCTTCAAGTAATTTCATTCTTATGTATTAATATTTAATAAAGGGTTCTTGCAAAAATGTTAAAACTATCCTACAATAGCAACATTATACACAATTTAATTCAATGATTTAGAACAATAATTGGAAATTAAAGCTTTTAAAGCGCCTTGATCTTGAAGGCAAATTGCCAATGGAAATGAACGCTTTATTGGAAGTTAGGGAATTCTTAATAAAAGTATGGTATTTTTGAATAAGTCTCTCTAAAAAGTACAGTTTTTTGACAAAAGGATTACGTTAATATAAAAATCTATATTAAATTTGCATCAATCACAAAGACATGAGTAAAAAAACAAAAAATACCAAAGAGGTAGATGTCGTTTTAATTGGCGCAGGTATCATGAGCGCAACTTTGGGCACACTAATTAATGAGTTAAGTCCAGATATTAAAATAGAGATTTTAGAACGTTTAGATGTAGTCGCTGCAGAAAGTTCTGATGCATGGAATAATGCAGGAACTGGCCACTCGGCATTATGTGAATTGAATTACACACCACAAAAAGAAGATGGTTCTGTAGAAATTGATAAAGCAATTAGTATTGCTGAACAATTTGAAGTGTCTAAACAATTTTGGACTTATTTAGTTGATAAAGGAGTTATTCCAAAACCAGAAGATTTTATTCGTTCAGTTCCGCATATGAGTGCTGTATTTGGCGAAAAGGATATTGATTTTTTACGTAAAAGATTTGATGCCTTATCTCCGAATAATTTGTTTAAAGGAATGGAGTTTACAGAAGATAAAGCTGTTCTTAACGAATGGATACCTTTAATGATGAAAGGTCGCCCAGCGGATGATAAAATTGCTGCGACTAAAATGATTTTAGGTACTGATGTAAATTTTGGTTCATTAACACGTGATTTAGTTAAGCATCTTGATGCGAAAGATAATATTACCTTACATCTAAAGCAGGAAGTGCGTGATATTGAAAGAAATGATAACGACACTTGGAAAATAGAAGTAAAGGATTTACAGACCGGAGAAAAACGTGAAATCAATGCTAAATTTGTATTTATTGGTGCTGGTGGACATTCTTTGTTGCTACTAGAAAAATCAGGCATCCCAGAATCAAAAGGATACGGAGGTTTTCCAGTAGGTGGTCAGTGGTTGCGATGTGTCAATGAAGAGGTTATTAATGGACATCATGCTAAAGTGTATGGAAAAGCATCAATTGGTGCGCCACCCATGTCTGTTCCACACTTAGATACACGTTATATAGATGGTAAACAAGCGCTACTGTTTGGCCCATATGCAGGGTTTTCTACTAAATTCTTGAAACAAGGATCGTATTTTGATTTACCTGCATCTATTAAATTGTCTAATATAAAACCTATGTTATCTGTAGGACGTGATAATATGGACTTGACGAAATACCTCATTTCTGAAGTGATGAAAAGTCCAAAAGACAAGCTGGATGCATTAAAACAATTTATGCCAACGGCAAAATTAGAGGATTGGAAAATTGAAGCGGCAGGCCAACGTGTTCAAGTAATCAAAAAAGATGCTAAACATGGTGGGGTATTAGAATTCGGTACAGAGGTTGTGTCTTCTGCAGATGGTTCAATTGCTGCATTGCTTGGTGCTTCACCAGGAGCTTCTACTTCAGTAGCAATTATGATCAAATTACTTAAAAGATGTTTCCCTGATCGGGCGAAATCAGATGAGTATCGTAAAAAATTGCGTGAGATTATCCCTTCTCATGGACAATCCCTTAACGATAATGTTGAATTATGTAAAGCGACAAGAGAGCGTACACATACAGCATTGAAATTAGATAATTTTAAAGATTAATTTCTTTTACCATACTTATGGGGTGCTTGCAGTAATTTTTTACTGAAACAGGCTGAGATTATACCCAATAACAACAATTGCTCATCACTTCGAGCAATTGTTGTTATATACCTGATCCAGATAATGCTGGCGTAGGGATTTTAATTTCAAAAAACATTGTTTTTATAGCCAATCCATAAGTGCGTATTGTTTACATTTTACACACTTGAATGCATATAGATCAAATTTTAGCAGATTTTTTTCAACAAATCAAAGCAACGTCTTTAGCCGAATGGCTTGCTGTTGGCTTTGGTATTCTACAGGTATGGTTTGCCAAAGCTAATAAACCGATCAATTATCTCTTCGGTATTTTTGGTATCTTGATATCGATATATGCGTTGTTCTTTGCTAAGTTGTATGGAGAGATTGTACTCAATATGTATTATTTGCTGATGAGTATCTACGGTTGGATATATTGGGAACAGAACAGCAATCAATCACAGGCTATATCGACATCAACGAAAAAAGATTGGATCGTTGTGCTGATGATTTGCTTTATTGGATTTAATATATTCTATTTTGGATTGATACATGTTACGGATTCGGATGTTCCTTTGTGGGATGCACTTGTGTCTTGTACAGCATGGGCAGGAATGTGGTTATTAGCAAAACGGAAGATAGAAAACTGGATACTATTAAACATCAGTAACCTCATGGCAATACCTTTACTTTACCATAAAGGTCTATTACTGTTTGCTGCTTTAACTTTATTTTTATTTGTCATGGCATTTTTTGGCTATTTTAACTGGAAACGACTTTTAAAACGTGAATTTACATATGTTGCTCAACCAAGCTCAAATTAATATAATAAAGGATCAGCAGGCATTAGCGATTCAAGCTAAATCAATGACTTCGCAACAATTAGATTTAGCTATTTCTGAAAAATGGTTCAAGATTTGGGTGCCAAAATCTCTCGGTGGAATGGGACTACCTTTAATAGACGGGCTCCAGTTTTTAGAAGAATTAGCCTATTATGATGGGGGACTAGCATGGACAGTCACATTATGTTCAGGAGCAAATCTTTTTGTCGGGTTTATTGATCCACAAATTGGGAAAGAGATCTTTGAAAACCCCGCGGTCTGTCTTGGAGGCAGCGGACGTGCTTCTGGATATGCGGAAAAAATGAACGATGGATATCGAATTAAAGGATATTGGAAATATGCAACAGGAGCTCCCCATTTGACCCATTTCACGGCAAATTGTATAGTAACTGAAAACGGTATACCGTTACTTGATGAACATGGGGAATCACTTGTAAAATCATTCTTTTTTGATCGAGATGATGTGTTAATACATTATGACTGGGATACTTTTGGCCTTGAATGTACCGCAAGTCATAGTTTTTCCGTAGAAAACCATTTTGTAAAAGCATCAAGGAGTTTTCTGATAAAAGAGACAACAAGTACTTGGTCTGATCAATTGTACCAGTATCCATTTATGCCATTTGCAGAATTAACCTTATTAACTAATTTTATAGGGATGTATAAACGTTTTCTTGATTTAGTTGAGAAATATTTTATTCAACGATCTAATGATACCATTTGGTTAGAAAATAAAGGAAAGGAAAAGTTTAAATTATTGGATGGGATACAACATGATCTTGATACCCGCAGACTCTCTATTTATAAATTAGCTGAACATTCATGGCAAAATCTAACATATAAAAAAGATAATCAGTCGTTATATGACAGTATTGCTGTTGAAAGTCGAGATTTTGTAGTAATAATTAAACAAAACATCATCGCTTTGTTTCCGCTTTGTGGTATTGCAGCTGCTCAACGTGAGCATGAAATGAATATTGTATTTCGTAATATTTTTACAGCCACTCAGCATAGCTTATTGCAACATTAAAAAAGTCCGATTTTTTTTATCGGACTTTTTTAATGTTGCTTTTCAAGCGCATCTTTCAAGTTCATGAGCCGCAAGTAAGAAGGGCATTTCTCCTTTTCCTTTGTCCATCTTTCAAGAGCTGCTAAATTTGACTGAATAAATTTAGGCATATCAAAAACATGCATATCGATCGTAATTTGTATCTCATTTGGTAATGAAACAGAATCAAAGTATTCTTTTAGTTCTTCAATAGTCATGCTTCAAATATACAAAAAGCAATAAGGAAGAGGAATAAAATTACTAAGATATGAATCAAAAAAATATATAATTACTCTTCTTTTGTTAAATTTTATCCTCTTCTATACTCAATAAACATATACATCATAAAAATTTAGTACTTAACTTGTTTTTAGTCGATAGAAATAGGTGAAATGATTTGAATACAAGACAAATCTGTTATATTTATACGAATATTTAATACAAAGTCTCTGCTTGCATCATAATTTATATGTCATGATTATAGAAAAAAGCTGTATCTCTGATTTATCTGCTCATATGGAGTTGTATCATAAAGCAATTGCATTCCAACGTTCAGTAGGGAATGCTAACTGGATAGGGTTTGACGATCAAGCTGTCCTCAAAGAAATAGAATCAGAATTACAATATAAAATAGTTATTGATGGTAAAATTGCTTGTGTATTTTTATTAACAACATCAGATCCTATTATTTGGAAAGAAAAGGATGCAGATCCTGCAATTTACATTCATCGTATTGCGACTAATCCTGACTTTAGAGGACAGAATTTCGTAAAGAAAATAATAGATTTCGTAAAAGATTTAGCTCTAAAGGAACATAAGACTTTTATCCGAATGGATACAACGGCGGGAAATGATCGATTGAATGATTATTATAAAAAATGTGGGTTTACCATTGTAGATACCATTTCGATACAAGGGACAGCAGATATGCCTACACATTATCAAAATAATTTATTTACCCTATTTGAGATGAACGTTTAGATGAATGATAACCTTTCATTCACTAAAATCTTCAGATAAAAAAATCTGTTGATGAAATAGAATCATAGCATTAGAATTTTTAAATAATTTTTTCAGAAACATGCAACATAGCTTTAATTTTAGATTTTCAAGCAAGTATTTACTATTGACCTTTTTGTTATTTATCTTGGAAATTTTGATAGCGACTATATGGAAGGATATTTTTTGGTTAAGGGCTTATATCGGAGATGTGATTGTGGTTATATTATTGTATACGATGATCAAAATCTTTTGTGATATAGATAAAACAAAACTCCTTCTAGCTATTTTCATTTTTTCTATTGTTATTGAGTTATTACAATACTTTAAGTTTGCTGATTTTTTAGGCCTCCAAGCTGGAAGTATTCCTTATATACTCTTGGGAAATAGTTTTAGCTGGATAGATATCTTTTGTTATTTTTTAGGTTGTTTAATTACATGGGTAACACCTAAATTGTAATTTTAAATCGTCTTCACCTTCATTAATCATAATATTTCTTTTGGATGATTTGCTAAAAGCTAAGCTACAAATTAGAATAAAGAACAATTGGAACCGCTGCTATTAGAAATAAAAAACAAAATAACGATGGCCCTTTTAATTTTAGAAACAAGCATTAAGGCACCCCTTATAGTTGTATTTGATCTATCTCGAAGTATTGATCTTCATATGCTATCGACTACGGATACCCATGAAAAAGCAATAGCAGGTGTTACCTCTGGACTAATAAAATTGCACGAAACTGTTAAATGGAAAGCTAAACATTTAGGAATTTATCAAACGTTAACAGTTCGAATTACGCAGATGAAAGAGCCTTATTTCTTTGAAGATAAAATGATTCAAGGCATTTTTGAATTTATGGAACATCAGCATATTTTTGAAGAGATCAATGATGAAGTTGTAATGAAAGATATTTTTCAGTTTCGCGCTCCATGGGGGATATTAGGGAGATTAGCGGAGTGGATGTTTCTTAAAAGATATATGAAACGATTCTTAGAAGAGCGTAACACTGTTATAAAAGAAGTTGCAGAATCGGGAAAGTGGAGGAATTTTCTGTCTTATCCCTTTTAATTGCGATAAATTCCCTTCATATATCCAACACACATAATTTTAGAAGCAGAATAAAGTAAAATACTTATCTTAGTTCTATCATGATCACCTTATTGAAGTAATAATGGAAATATATTCGAAAATTGCCATAAGTTTAGTTGCAGTGGAGCATTTATATATTTTATGGATGGAAATGTTTGCTTGGGAAACCAAGGGAAAAGAAGTCTTTAAGGACGCTATGCCAAAAGAATTGTTTACACCAACCAAAGGTCTGGCAGCAAATCAAGGATTATATAATGGGTTTTTAGCAGCTGGTTTAATTTGGTCACTTATTATTTGCGATCTGTATTGGCAAAAGAATATTGCATTATTTTTTTTAGGATGTGTTGTTATTGCAGGAATTTATGGTGCATTTTCAGCCTCAAAAAAAATATTTTTTGTACAGGCATTACCTGCTATTGTTGCTATTATATTAATTATTGTTTCATAAGCTATGGTAAATGAATTCCTTTTTATGTAAAAAAGGTTTAAATTAATGTAGTATTCCGTTGTAAAATAGGTTGTTATAAATATGAAAGAAGAATTGTTCCATCTAGAGAATCAAAACACTTGGGAAGATTTGGGAAAAGGAGTTAAAAGGCAGGTAGCCGTGTTTAATTCTATGATGATGCTGACTAAAGTTAAGTTTGAAAAAGGGGCAAAGGGTGAGCTACATCAACATCCACATATACAAATCTCGTATGTTAAATCAGGTAAATTTCTGTATATCATTGATGATGTAGTGCAAACACTAGAAGAAGGGGATAGTTGTATTATTCCTGCAAATTCAGTACATGGTTGTGAATGCATATCCGCAGGAGAGCTTATTGATTCGTTTACACCCTGTAGAGAAGATTTTCTTAAAGAAGAAGCTTCTTAACATTGTTTTAAAATTTTGTTTTCCCTCACCTGCATAACATAAAAATACAGAAGCACTAATCTAAATCCTTCACCTGATTAGCAAATCCTTTTATCAAAGCTTTCCACTGGGGAAAAGATACCCCCATTATTGCACCTAAGCCAACAACAAAGTTTCGCACATTATCCAGAATAATACTGTTTGAGGTATTCAAGACTTCATTTCGACCCGCATATTGAAATAATAAGCTATTATTTCGTTGTTCGATTATAAGTGTAGAGGTGGCGATTCCTTCAAAAAAATGTGCCGTATCTTTATTTTCTTGCTTTGTAGGATCAGGACATGGTTTGAGACTGATAGATAGTATTTTAAATTCCTCCATATCTTTTTCTTCCAGATGCACAACGTTTACCCAATCATAACCCTCCGTTCTTGGAAGTCCAGGACCTGGGATATCTATTTTTATATAGTCATGCAGTTGTATTATCCTTTCTAATGGTTGTCCAGTAGTATCGACTAGCTGAAATGTTGCTGCTGGAATTGCTGCTATTATATGCCAGCTATTAATTTCTAATAAATTTTGTTTTGCTATTTTAAAAGCTTGATCAGCATTTTCAGTTGTGGAGAATTCAACTGTTTCAAAACAATCCAATTTGTTTCCTTCTTTTTGTTTCGGAATAATATTTTTCATTGTACTGCCTTTATTTAAAGAACATCCGAAAATGGATTTTGTTTAACTATCCACCTACAATCATAAGTGGATACCATGTGTTTTTAGCGGATGTTATGAACATTTGGATCCATTCTGCTGTTCATTAAAGAAAAGTTATGGGCAAATTATCACCCTATCAAAACAAGCGTGATTTTAATCAGACAAAGGAACCGAGCGGAGCCGCTAAATCTCGAAAAGTAACACGTTTGCGCTTTGTGGTACAGCGCCACCATGCTAGTCGTTTGCACTATGATTTTCGACTGGAATTAGACGGTGTTTTAAAAAGCTGGGCTGTGCCAAAAGGACCATCTATGAATCCTCAAGATAAGCGATTAGCTGTAAGGGTAGAAGATCATCCTATCGATTACGCTTCTTTTGAAGGAAGTATTCCTGAGGGAAATTATGGGGCAGGACAAGTGAGTATTTTCGACGCTGGTTATTATGATTTTTTAGAAGACGATACTGCTCTCCAGTTTTTGAAAAAATTAGAAAATGGCTCCCTTAAATTTATCTTGCATGGACATATCTTGAAAGGAGAATTTGTATTGGTTTTGATCAAGGATGGTCAGGAGAAGAACTGGTTGCTGATCAAACATAAAGACAAATATGCAACACAAATATCCTTTGATATTGAGAGTTTTATAGATGATGCTGTCAAGAAAATAGGACGTGGTACCTCGGCAATTCAAGGTAAGAAAAAAGATAGTATAAAGACCAAAGAACCTCCTAAAAATAAAAAAGACAATTCATCCGATAAAGAAAATGGAGTCATGCTCACCCAATTGGTTTCACAGTTACCCGAAGATGTTAATTGGATTTATGAAAAGAAATATGATGGTTTTCGTTTGTTAGCATCTGTAAATAAGCAACAAGTCAATCTAGTGTCTCGTAATGGGCTGCCAATGAATAAATTATTTCCGAGCATAGTGAAAAGTTTAGAAGAGATTTCTTTACAAAATTTTCAACTCGATGGAGAAATAGTTGTTGAAGATCAGAATGGTTATTCTAAATTTCAGGAATTAAAAAGCGGAGAACCACTTAAAGCAGGTTTACTGTTGAAATATTACATATTTGATATTTTGGAATTGAACGGAAATGATTTAACCTCTTTTCCACTTTTTGAGCGAAAGGAATTATTGGATTTGACACTGAAGAAACACTTTTCTTTCCCGTTATTACCTGTTGAGACCTTAGCGGAAAAACCATCAAATTTATTATCTGTTGCTGCAAAAATGGGCTGGGAAGGAATTATTGGTAAATTAAGGGATAGCAGCTATCAACGAGGCAAACGTACAGGAGATTGGATTAAAGTGAAAGTACATAAAAGTCTAGAAGCGTTAATCTGTGGGTATACGCAACCACAAGGTACACGCGACTATTTTGGAGCACTTGTTTTGGGCTATTATGACCATGATCGCCTTATTTATCTAGGGAATTGTGGTACAGGATTTAAAGACAGTGATTTAAAAGAACTTTATCAAGAATTTGAAAAACTCATTAGATCGAATAAACCATTCGATAAGTCGATCAAGATCGCAAAAGAAAAAGAGGTTACTTGGTTGATTCCAAAACTAGTAGCTGAAATCTATTATAGTGATTGGACACAAGATCATCATTTGAGACAACCTGTATTTAAGGGATTGCGTACAGATAAAACTAAGGATAGCATGAATACTGAAGAAATAAAAACAACACAGCTTCCGAGTATAGAAAAAGAACAATTAAAAATCAACAGACATCTGGTTCAATTAAGTCATCTTGATAAAATTTACTGGCCAGAGGAAGGATATACCAAAGGGCAAATGTTAGCTTACTACGAACAGTTTGGTGATTTTTTGTTACCCTACCTGCACGATAAGCCAATTTCTCTTCATCGTTTTCCAAACGGTATCAACAGCAAAGGTTTTTTTCAAAAGGATCTGGATATTAAAAATCTACCAAGTTGGATTAAAACAAAAAGTATATTTTCTGAAAGTAGTAATCGCGATATAAATTATCTGATCTGCAATAATAAAGAAACGCTGCTTTATCTTGCTAACCTAGGTTCCATAGAAATCAATCCATGGCTTTCTTCTTATAAAAAACCTGATAAACCAACCTTTGCTGTACTTGATCTTGATCCTAATGGTATGGATTTTCAAGAAGTTGTTCAAGTAGCTTTAACGGTTAAAGAAATCATGGATGAAGTAAATGTTCAGGCACATGTAAAGACTTCAGGTTCTTCAGGACTTCATATTTATTTTTACCTTAAAGAGCGCTATGCGTTTGAAGTTGTTCGCAATTTTGTGGAGTGGCTCGCTACCTTAGTCCAACAGAAGCATCCAGATACGACTAGCATAGAAAGAAATTTAGATAAAAGAAAAGGTCTTATCTATCTGGACTACTTGCAAAATAGGAGTGGACAGACGGTGGTTGCTCCTTATTCGATCCGACCAAAGAAGGGCGCAACGATCAGTGCACCTCTTGATTGGAAAGAAGTTAATCCAAATTTAGAAATCTCTCTTTTCAATATTGAAACCATGCCAGGCAGGCTACAAAATAATCCTGATCCTTGGCAAAACATTTGGGATCATCCAATTGATCTAAAGCAAGCCTTGTTAAAACTTTAAGCAAGACTTGCTTTGAGTTTAGCCAATAGTTCTGTTGCTTTGGTATTTTCTACATTGATCTTCCGGATGGTCGCACGTTTTCCTTTATCTTTTTGTTGAATGATTTTTAACAAATCCTGCATATATTCATTTTTGTACTTGCTGATGTCAAACACCTTACTATGCTGTTTGATAAGCTGTAGTGCCATATCCATTTCAGCCTTTTGAATCTTAATAGCGCTCGGTAGATGAAGTTCGTCCATACTCTTTATCTCTTGTTGATAGCGGATTTTGTTCAGAACTAAACCACCTTGATAGGGTTTTACAAGAGCTAAATGCTCTACATTGCGCATGACAAAAGAACCCAAACCTGCAGTTTTACTTTTTTCTAAAGCTTTCGTCAGCAGTTGGTAAGCTTTTTCGCCTCCTTTTTGAGGTTCCATAAAGTATGGAGTTTCAAAATAGATACTGTCGATCTCATTGAGTTGTACAAATGCATGGAGGTTAATCATTTTTGTTTTTTCAGGACTGGCTTCTTCAAAATCAGCATCCTCTAAGATTACATAATGATCCTTTAGAAAATAACCTTTAACGATATTTTCCCAACCGACTTCTTTTCCTGTTTTTTCATTGACTCTTTTGAATTTTATATTCGATTGATCCTTTCTATCCAGCATATCCAAGTCTAAACTACTACTTGCTGTTGCGCTGTATAGTTTTATAGGAATATTGACCAACCCAAAGCCAATAGCTCCTGTCCAAATTGCTCGCATCTATATCTATTTATAAGGGTGAAATTTATGTTAATATTAAATTCTTTAATACGCTTTAAGTGGTTGATACCACTTAAAGAACTTATACCAGCTTTAAAAAGTTTGAAAAAATTTAATTTATGTCTCATTAAATAACTTGAGACACTATAAAAAAGTAGGATTATCCAATTTTACAGAAATCCGATAAGCTGCATTTACCAAGCCTACATGACTATAGGCTTGTGGAAAATTACCCCACTGACTTCCATCCTGATCGTCTACATCTTCACTAAATAGCATCAAATGATTACCATATGTTAATAGCTGTTTGAATACTTCCTGTGCTTCATCAAGTCTCCCAACACAAGCC encodes the following:
- the fabG gene encoding 3-oxoacyl-[acyl-carrier-protein] reductase; translation: MKLLEGKIALITGASKGIGRKIAEVFAQNGANVAFTYLSSVEKGQALEQELQAFGTTVKGYRSDASKFDEADKLISDIVADFGTIDIVVNNAGITKDGLLMRMTEENWDDVINVNLKSIFNITKAASKVMMKNRKGSFINMSSVVGVQGNAGQANYAASKAGIIGFSKSIAKELGSRNIRTNVVAPGFIRTEMTEVLDPKVVEGWEAGIPLKRAGEAEDVANVCLFLASDLSAYVTGQVLPVDGGML
- a CDS encoding malate:quinone oxidoreductase; this encodes MSKKTKNTKEVDVVLIGAGIMSATLGTLINELSPDIKIEILERLDVVAAESSDAWNNAGTGHSALCELNYTPQKEDGSVEIDKAISIAEQFEVSKQFWTYLVDKGVIPKPEDFIRSVPHMSAVFGEKDIDFLRKRFDALSPNNLFKGMEFTEDKAVLNEWIPLMMKGRPADDKIAATKMILGTDVNFGSLTRDLVKHLDAKDNITLHLKQEVRDIERNDNDTWKIEVKDLQTGEKREINAKFVFIGAGGHSLLLLEKSGIPESKGYGGFPVGGQWLRCVNEEVINGHHAKVYGKASIGAPPMSVPHLDTRYIDGKQALLFGPYAGFSTKFLKQGSYFDLPASIKLSNIKPMLSVGRDNMDLTKYLISEVMKSPKDKLDALKQFMPTAKLEDWKIEAAGQRVQVIKKDAKHGGVLEFGTEVVSSADGSIAALLGASPGASTSVAIMIKLLKRCFPDRAKSDEYRKKLREIIPSHGQSLNDNVELCKATRERTHTALKLDNFKD
- the pnuC gene encoding nicotinamide riboside transporter PnuC is translated as MHIDQILADFFQQIKATSLAEWLAVGFGILQVWFAKANKPINYLFGIFGILISIYALFFAKLYGEIVLNMYYLLMSIYGWIYWEQNSNQSQAISTSTKKDWIVVLMICFIGFNIFYFGLIHVTDSDVPLWDALVSCTAWAGMWLLAKRKIENWILLNISNLMAIPLLYHKGLLLFAALTLFLFVMAFFGYFNWKRLLKREFTYVAQPSSN
- a CDS encoding acyl-CoA dehydrogenase → MLLNQAQINIIKDQQALAIQAKSMTSQQLDLAISEKWFKIWVPKSLGGMGLPLIDGLQFLEELAYYDGGLAWTVTLCSGANLFVGFIDPQIGKEIFENPAVCLGGSGRASGYAEKMNDGYRIKGYWKYATGAPHLTHFTANCIVTENGIPLLDEHGESLVKSFFFDRDDVLIHYDWDTFGLECTASHSFSVENHFVKASRSFLIKETTSTWSDQLYQYPFMPFAELTLLTNFIGMYKRFLDLVEKYFIQRSNDTIWLENKGKEKFKLLDGIQHDLDTRRLSIYKLAEHSWQNLTYKKDNQSLYDSIAVESRDFVVIIKQNIIALFPLCGIAAAQREHEMNIVFRNIFTATQHSLLQH
- a CDS encoding DUF6965 family protein, translating into MTIEELKEYFDSVSLPNEIQITIDMHVFDMPKFIQSNLAALERWTKEKEKCPSYLRLMNLKDALEKQH
- a CDS encoding GNAT family N-acetyltransferase, whose amino-acid sequence is MIIEKSCISDLSAHMELYHKAIAFQRSVGNANWIGFDDQAVLKEIESELQYKIVIDGKIACVFLLTTSDPIIWKEKDADPAIYIHRIATNPDFRGQNFVKKIIDFVKDLALKEHKTFIRMDTTAGNDRLNDYYKKCGFTIVDTISIQGTADMPTHYQNNLFTLFEMNV
- a CDS encoding DUF2809 domain-containing protein yields the protein MQHSFNFRFSSKYLLLTFLLFILEILIATIWKDIFWLRAYIGDVIVVILLYTMIKIFCDIDKTKLLLAIFIFSIVIELLQYFKFADFLGLQAGSIPYILLGNSFSWIDIFCYFLGCLITWVTPKL
- a CDS encoding SRPBCC family protein codes for the protein MALLILETSIKAPLIVVFDLSRSIDLHMLSTTDTHEKAIAGVTSGLIKLHETVKWKAKHLGIYQTLTVRITQMKEPYFFEDKMIQGIFEFMEHQHIFEEINDEVVMKDIFQFRAPWGILGRLAEWMFLKRYMKRFLEERNTVIKEVAESGKWRNFLSYPF
- a CDS encoding DUF1304 domain-containing protein, yielding MEIYSKIAISLVAVEHLYILWMEMFAWETKGKEVFKDAMPKELFTPTKGLAANQGLYNGFLAAGLIWSLIICDLYWQKNIALFFLGCVVIAGIYGAFSASKKIFFVQALPAIVAIILIIVS
- a CDS encoding cupin domain-containing protein, whose product is MKEELFHLENQNTWEDLGKGVKRQVAVFNSMMMLTKVKFEKGAKGELHQHPHIQISYVKSGKFLYIIDDVVQTLEEGDSCIIPANSVHGCECISAGELIDSFTPCREDFLKEEAS
- the ligD gene encoding DNA ligase D; protein product: MGKLSPYQNKRDFNQTKEPSGAAKSRKVTRLRFVVQRHHASRLHYDFRLELDGVLKSWAVPKGPSMNPQDKRLAVRVEDHPIDYASFEGSIPEGNYGAGQVSIFDAGYYDFLEDDTALQFLKKLENGSLKFILHGHILKGEFVLVLIKDGQEKNWLLIKHKDKYATQISFDIESFIDDAVKKIGRGTSAIQGKKKDSIKTKEPPKNKKDNSSDKENGVMLTQLVSQLPEDVNWIYEKKYDGFRLLASVNKQQVNLVSRNGLPMNKLFPSIVKSLEEISLQNFQLDGEIVVEDQNGYSKFQELKSGEPLKAGLLLKYYIFDILELNGNDLTSFPLFERKELLDLTLKKHFSFPLLPVETLAEKPSNLLSVAAKMGWEGIIGKLRDSSYQRGKRTGDWIKVKVHKSLEALICGYTQPQGTRDYFGALVLGYYDHDRLIYLGNCGTGFKDSDLKELYQEFEKLIRSNKPFDKSIKIAKEKEVTWLIPKLVAEIYYSDWTQDHHLRQPVFKGLRTDKTKDSMNTEEIKTTQLPSIEKEQLKINRHLVQLSHLDKIYWPEEGYTKGQMLAYYEQFGDFLLPYLHDKPISLHRFPNGINSKGFFQKDLDIKNLPSWIKTKSIFSESSNRDINYLICNNKETLLYLANLGSIEINPWLSSYKKPDKPTFAVLDLDPNGMDFQEVVQVALTVKEIMDEVNVQAHVKTSGSSGLHIYFYLKERYAFEVVRNFVEWLATLVQQKHPDTTSIERNLDKRKGLIYLDYLQNRSGQTVVAPYSIRPKKGATISAPLDWKEVNPNLEISLFNIETMPGRLQNNPDPWQNIWDHPIDLKQALLKL